The region GGTTTCCTTCTGGCTTTCCTGATTTTTTCCCCGTGTAACTCATTAATACTGTGCGAGGTACACGTTTTCCTATACTATTGTGGAGATGCTCATAATTATAGCTGTTTATTGCCGCTTCAATGTTCTGATATGCTTCTTCTTTTGTGTTAAACTTATCCCTCAATCCCAGGCAATACTTCAGGGTCTTATTAAGACTTTCCATGTAAGCGTTTTCATAGCAGTGATTCTTACCGGTATTGCTTATTACTACGTTGTTAGAGGCTGCAAGAGTTTTAACTGCGTGGTTTACAAACTCAGATCCCCTGTCCGTGTGGAATATAGTCTTATATCTTAGCTTCAATGATGCTTTCAAGGCAAGACTTTCTTGAAGCGCCTCCACTACAGGAGCTGATTTACAAGTGTTACTGACACGATACGCCGTTATATAACGGCTTACCAAATCTTCAACTAAAAGCAGCAGAACTTTTCCTTCATTAGTCGATATCTCCGTATAATCGGCAAAAAGTACTTCAAAGACTCTACGAAATGTATGGTTCAGGATCATATTTGATGCTGCCTTACTTCTGTAATGTTGCCTTTTCCATGCTTTCTTACGTGAGTTTAGTGTAAGCTTGTATCGGTTAACGATCTGATAAAATTTATCTCTGCCGACCCTTACGCCCCTTGTGAGCAGTTCCTTGCGTACCTGAGTCCCGGATAGCCCTCGCCGCCCCTCAAGAATTGAGATGATTTGATCCCGGATGTTGTCATCACGTTGAAGTTTCTCTTCATCACAATGCAGATAAGTCTTGTAAAGATTTTGCCGAGATATCATGTTAGCCTCTGAAAATAAGCTCTTGTTTAAAGCTTTCCCGTCTTTTTTAGCCTTGCTCGACGAGATGGAGAGAGCCCTTCTAACAGTTTTTTTTTAGTCTCCTCATCAGCTTCTGAGTAAAGAGCTTCAATTAGAGACTCTTGATACATGATGATCTCTTCATATCTCCTAAACTGGCGATCAATTGGCTCATGAATCAACACCAGTGGAGCATTCTTACGCTTAGTTAACGTTCTGGGTATCCGAACCATGCCACGCTTTGATGTTTCCTGGTTCTGGTTCTGGGTTCTGGATTCTGGATTTTCATATTTGTTTGGGTTTTAGCTTATCAGTGTTTTATCAATCCATCTATTACTATTTATCAATGTTTATCCATGTTTTGTCATTGATTAAGAGATCTCTGAGCCTCGCCTATTGCTGGGTCACCCTAGTAGTCTCCCACTAAGAGATAGTAAAATTCCACTAATCTGTTGACAAGATATCGCAAACAACTAGTTTGGTAAAAAAAATAAATATAGTACTATTTGGAGGTATTATGTCCTACCGCGTACTCGCGATTAATCCCGGCTCTACTTCTACGAAAATAGCCGTTTACGACGATCATCATCCAGTATTTGAGAAGACTTTAAGGCACGATCCAGCAGAGCTGGACAAGTTTGGCGGTATCATTGAACAATACGACTTTCGTAAAGGATTGGTGATGGAAGCTATGGCAGAAAACAATGTAGATGCCAAAAGCTTGCATGCCGTAGTCGGTAGAGGTGGATTGGTGCGCCCGGTTAGTGGTGGTGCGATAAAAATCGGGAAAAGCCTGTTGCGCGATCTGCAGGATCCAGCTCTTTGGGGCCGTATTCATGCATCCAATCTGGGTGCTTTTATTGCCAATGCAATCTCGGAAGAACTTGGTATTCCGGGATTCATCGTAGATCCTGTGGTAGTGGATGAATTTGACGATATCGCAAGAATATCCGGTGTTCCGGAAATCGAGCGTAAAAGCCTCTTGCATGCTCTGAACATCCGCTACATCGCTCGTCTGATGGCCAAAGAACTGGGCAAAGACATCAGTAGTGTGAACCTCATCGGAGTTCATATGGGCGGAGGCATCTCAATCGCGGCCATCAAATCCGGCAGAGTGGTAGATGTCAATAATGCACTTTTGGGAATGGGACCCTTCTCCCCTCAGCGCGCTGGAGCGTTACCTATAGGTGATTTACTGGATTTGGCGTACAGTGGTAAATACACGAAAAAAGAATTGACCACATACCTTACCAAAACGGCCGGATTGATGGCTTATCTGGGCACCGACAGCGGTATCGAAGTAAACAAACGCATCATGGAAGGCGATGAAAAAGCAAAATTCATCCTTCAAGCTATGTGCTATCAGGTATCGAAGGAGATAGGCGCTTGTTCAACTGTGCTTTCCGGAAAAGTGGACGGAATATTCCTCTCCGGAGGTTTGGTTTACAATGATCTCATTGTAAACGAGATCAAATCCCGCTGCAGCTTCATAGCAGATATTCACCTCTATCCTGGTGAAAAAGAGATGGAAGCACTTTGCCAGGGCGGCATCCGGGTTCTCAATGGCCAGGAAGAAGCCATGGACTATGCATATTAAAACCTCGATCAATAGCAATTACTTGGGGTATCCGGCACATTCTGCCGGATTTCCCGTTTTATACATACAACTTTAGCTTTTAATATGAAGAAAA is a window of Candidatus Cloacimonadota bacterium DNA encoding:
- a CDS encoding IS3 family transposase, which codes for MISRQNLYKTYLHCDEEKLQRDDNIRDQIISILEGRRGLSGTQVRKELLTRGVRVGRDKFYQIVNRYKLTLNSRKKAWKRQHYRSKAASNMILNHTFRRVFEVLFADYTEISTNEGKVLLLLVEDLVSRYITAYRVSNTCKSAPVVEALQESLALKASLKLRYKTIFHTDRGSEFVNHAVKTLAASNNVVISNTGKNHCYENAYMESLNKTLKYCLGLRDKFNTKEEAYQNIEAAINSYNYEHLHNSIGKRVPRTVLMSYTGKKSGKPEGN
- the buk gene encoding butyrate kinase — translated: MSYRVLAINPGSTSTKIAVYDDHHPVFEKTLRHDPAELDKFGGIIEQYDFRKGLVMEAMAENNVDAKSLHAVVGRGGLVRPVSGGAIKIGKSLLRDLQDPALWGRIHASNLGAFIANAISEELGIPGFIVDPVVVDEFDDIARISGVPEIERKSLLHALNIRYIARLMAKELGKDISSVNLIGVHMGGGISIAAIKSGRVVDVNNALLGMGPFSPQRAGALPIGDLLDLAYSGKYTKKELTTYLTKTAGLMAYLGTDSGIEVNKRIMEGDEKAKFILQAMCYQVSKEIGACSTVLSGKVDGIFLSGGLVYNDLIVNEIKSRCSFIADIHLYPGEKEMEALCQGGIRVLNGQEEAMDYAY